Within the Acidimicrobiales bacterium genome, the region AACCACACCGCCGAAGGCAACCACCTCGGGCCGGTGTTGGCGTTCAAGGGCTACGACAACGAGGCGTACTACCGCCTCACGCCCGAGGACGCTCGGTACTACCTCGACTACACCGGCTGCGGCAACAGCCTCAACATGCGCAACCCGCACGTGCTGCAGCTGATCATGGACAGCCTGCGCTACTGGGTGAGCGAGATGCACGTCGACGGGTTCCGCTTCGACCTCGCGTCGACGCTCGCCCGCGAACTCCACGACGTCGACCGCCTGTCCGCGTTCTTCGACCTCATCCAGCAGGACCCGATCGTGAGCCGCGTGAAGCTCATCGCCGAGCCGTGGGACGTCGGCGAGGGTGGCTATCAGGTGGGCAACTTCCCGCCGATGTGGTCCGAGTGGAACGGCAAGTACCGCGACTGGATCCGCGACTACTGGCGCGGTGACGAACAGAAGCTCGGCGAGCTTGGGTACCGGCTCACCGGCAGCTCCGACCTGTACGAATGGGGTGGACGGCGCCCGTCGGCGTCGGTGAACTTCGTAACCGCCCACGACGGGTTCACCCTCGCGGACCTCGTCAGTTACAACGAGAAGCACAACGAGGCGAACGGCGAGGACAACAACGACGGCGACAACACGAACCGTTCGTGGAACCATGGCGTCGAGGGGCCGACCGACGACGACGCCATCAACGCGCTGCGGCGCAAGCAGCAACGCAACTTCCTTGCCACGCTGTTCTTGTCAGCGGGCGTGCCGATGTTGCTCGGCGGCGACGAGTTCGGTCGCACCCAGCAGGGCAACAACAACGGCTACGCCCAGGACAACGAGATCTCGTGGTTCGACTGGAACCTGCTGCGCGACAACGCCGATCTCCACGATTTCGTGCGCCGCCTCATCCGATTCCGGCGCGAGCAGCCCGTCCTGCAGCGCCGACGCTGGTACCAGGGCCGCCAAATCCACGGTGTCGCCGTCACCGACATTGCCTGGTTCCGGCCCGACGGGAACCCGATGTCCGAGGACGACTGGTCGCAGGGTTACGCCCGCGCCGTCGCCGTGTTCCTGAACGGCGAGCACATCACCGAGCCTGACGATCGCGGCGATCCGATACGCGGTGACAGCCTGCTGCTGTTGCTCAACGCCCACGACGGCCCGCTCGACTTCGTGCTGCCCGACGACAGCTTCGGCGACGCGTGGCACACCGTGGTCGACACCGCTGACCCCGGCGTGAATTTCCATACCGGCAGCGAGCACAAGGCGGGTACGACGGTCACCGTGACCGATCGTTCCCTCCGGGTGCTGCTGCATGAACGCAACCGCTGACGAACGCCGCGCGGCGTCCACCTACCGCCTTCAGCTGACGCCGTCGTTCGGTTTCGCCGCCGCGGCGTCGGTCGTGCCGTATCTCGCTGCCCTCGGCATCACCGACGTGTACCTGTCGCCGATCTTCGAGGCGCGGCCCGGTAGCACGCACGGCTACGACGTCGTCGATCCGACGCGCGTACGCGCCGAGCTCGGCGGCGACGACGGCTTCGCCCACCTGCGCGACACCGTGGACGCGGCCGGGCTGCGCTTGCTCGTCGACATCGTGCCCAACCACATGGCCGCCGCCGACGCCAACCGCTGGTGGCGCGATCCGGCCTACGCGTACGTGTTCGACCGCGACCGGGAGACGGGAAGGTACCGGCGTTTCTTCGACTACGACGAGCTCGCGGCGGTGCGCCAGGAAGAGCCCCGCGTCTTCCAGCTGACGCACCGGCGCATCGCCGAGCTGGCCGTCGAAGGGATGCGGGTCGACCACGTCGACGGACTGCGCGACCCGCGCGGGTATCTCGAACGGCTGCGGGCGATGGCCCCCGAGCGGTACGTCGTGGTCGAGAAGATCCTTGAAGGCGACGAGGCGTTGCCCCGTACGTGGCCGGTTGCGGGCACCACGGGATACGAATTCGCGTCGCGGGTGCTCGGCTTGTTCGTCGACCCCGCCGCGCTCCCCGCACTCGACGCTCTCTACGTCGACCTGACCGGCGACCGCCGCACGTGGAGCGACGCCGTGCGCGCCGGCAAGGCGCACGCCCTCGATGCCGGCTTACGCCAGGATGTCGCCCGGGTGGCGCGCGCCTTCGGCGACGCCTCGCTGGCCGACGTGATTCGCGCACTGGCGATCGAGTGGCCGGTGTACCGCACCTACACGCGCCGCGGTGACGTGTCGCCCGCCGACGTCGCCGTGATCGAGGCGACGTGTGCTCGCGTGCGGACGCTGATGCCCGACCGCGTCGACGCCATCGACCGCGTGGAACGAGCGCTGCTGCGCGTCGGCGGCGGTGACGAGGGTGCTGACCGCTTCCAGATGCTGACCGGCCCGGCGATGGCGAAGGGCGTCGAGGATCGCGCCTTCTACGACTACACCCGCTTCGTGGCCCTCAACGAAGTGGGTGGCAACCCGGACGCGTTCGGTGTGTCCGTCGCGGAGTGGCACGCGGCGTGCGCGCGTGCGGCCGAATTGCATCCGGCCGGCATGCTCACGACGGCGACGCACGACACCAAGCGCGGCGAGGACGTGCGCGCCCGGCTGGCGGCGATCACGGCGCGGCCCGGCTGGTGGGCGGACCACGCCGCAAAGTGGATGGTCAGCCACGACGGTATCGACGGGCCGACCGCCTATCTCTTGCTCCAGACCGTCGTCGGCGCGTGGCCGATCAACGAGGAGCGGTTGGCGGCCTACATGCGCAAGGCAGTGCGCGAGGCCGGTACGCACACGTCGTGGGGGGAGCCCGACGACGCCTACGAGCGCGCCGTCGACGCCGCGGCGCGCGCCGCGGCGAGCGACGCGGCGCTGCCTGAACTGGTCGAGTCGCTGGCCCCGGCGGGAAACGTAAACGCGCTGGCGCAGACGTTGCTGCGGCTGACGGCGCCCGGCGTGCCTGATACGTACCAGGGCACCGAGTTCTGGGATCTGTCGCTCGTCGATCCCGACAACCGTCGCCCGGTCGACTTCGACCTGCGGGCCAGGACGCTGGCGAGTCGCGGCGGCGACGGCTGGGCCAAGATGGCGGTGATCGCCGCCGCGCTCGAAGCGCGCCGTGCGTTCCCGCAGGCCTTCGCTGGCGCGTATCGCCCGATCGAAAGCGACGAAGGCGTGGTGGCCTTCGCCCGCGGCGACGACGTCGTGGTTGTCGTGCCGGTGCGCCCCGGTGCCGACGTGGCGCGGGTGGCGCTGCCCGCAGGCGGGTGGACGAACCGACTCGAGGGCTCGCCCGTAGCCCTCTTCACCCGTTGACCCGCCCGCGGGTGTGGGCGCCGGACGCGTCGAGCGTCGTCCTCGACCGCAACGGCGCGCCCGTACCCATGACGCGGGCGGGCGAGTGGTGGGAAGCGCCGTGTGAGCTCGGCGACGGCGACCGGTACACCTTCGCGCTCGATGGTGGCGCGCCGATGCCCGACCCGCGCAGCGCGCGCCAGCCCGACGGCGTACACGATGCCTCGGCCGTGGTGACGCTTGTTCCGCCACCGTCCTTCACGCCGCCGCCGCTGGCGGACTCGATCGTCTACGAACTCCACGTCGGGACCTTCACCGAAGGTGGCACCTTCACGTCCGCGATCGATCGGCTCGACGACCTGGTCGACCTCGGCGTCACGACGGTCGAGGTGATGCCGATCGCCGCCTTTCCGGGCACCCGCGGGTGGGGCTACGACGGCGTCGACCTCTACGCGCCGCACGAGCACTACGGCGGCCCGGCGGGTTTCCGCGCCTTCGTCGACGGCTGCCACCGCCGCGGTCTCGCCGTCATCCTCGACGTCGTCTACAACCACCTCGGACCAGACGGGAACTACCTGCCGGCATTCGGCCCGTACTTCACCGACCGTTACGAGACGCCGTGGGGCCCGGCGCTGAACCTCGACGGTCCCGGCAGCGCCGAAGTCCGCGCCTTCATCGTCGACAACGCGCTCCAGTGGCTGCGCGACTACGCCGTCGACGGCCTGCGGCTCGACGCGGTGCACGCACTGTACGACCAGTCGCCGACCCACGTTCTCGAGGAGCTGGCCGACGCGGCGCACGGCCTCGACACGCCCAAGCTCGTGATCGCCGAGCACGAAACCCTCGAACCGCGCTTGGTCGACGACTATGGCCTCGACGGCCAGTGGTTCGACGCGTTCCACCACGCGTTGCACTCGCTGCTCACCGGCGAGCAGGGCGGCTACTACAAGGGCTTCGGCACGCTCGACCGCTTGGTGGCCGCGCTAGCCGTCGGCGACGTCGACCCGAGTCGCCTCGTGGGCTTCGCCCAGAACCACGACCAGATTGGCAATCGTGCCCGCGGCGAGCGGCTGTGCCACCTTGTCGGGCCAGAGAAGCAACGGATCGCCGCCGCCCTCGTAGTGCTCGGCCCGTTCACGCCGCTGCTGTTCATGGGCGAGGAGTGGGCGGCGTCGACGCCGTTCCAGTACTTCACGGATCACCAGAACCCGGCGCTGGGGCAGGCGGTGCGCGACGGCCGCCGGAGCGAGTTCGCCGCGTTCGGTTGGAAGCCCGAGGACGTCCCGGATCCACAAAATCCCGACACCTTCGCCGCGTCCGCGCTGCGATGGGACGAGCGTGAAACGCCGCCGCACGCCCGCATGCTGGCGTTTCACCGTGACCTCATCGCGCTACGCAAAGCGAACCCGGGGCCGGTCACGGTTACGTCGCCGGCCCCGAACCGCCTCGAGATGCATCGAGGCAGCCTCGAAGTCCGTGTCGATCTGGTGAACAACGCATTGGAGATCGGCGGCAGCGGGTACGGCCATCCCTGATGAAGCGCGGGATCGTCGTCGACAACGTGCGTCCACGCACGCCCACCGGTCTGCCGGCGAAGGGAGTCGTCGGCCGCCGCTTGCGCGTGTCGGCCGACATCTTCCGCGACGGCCACCATGTGCTGGCGGCGCGGGTGGCATGGCGGGTGGCGGGCAGCAAGAAGTGGCAGGTCACGCCCATGGCGGCTGGAGTGAACGACGCCTGGGCCGCCAGCCTCGAGCCGACCGAACTCGGGCTGCACGAGTTCTACGTCGAAGCGTGGACCGACGCCTTTGGGACGTGGCGCCACGACACCGCGGCGAAGTTGCACGCCAACGCGGACGTCGATCTCGAACTGGAAGAGGGGGCTCGCCTGCTCGAGAGCCGGACGCGCCGGCTGCACCGGGTCGACCGCGAGCACGTGCGCTACGCCCTCGAAGCGCTGCGGGACCCGCAGCGCCCGGCGCAGGAACGATTCGACGCGGCGCTCACGCCCGAGCTCGTCGGGGCGCTGTCGGAGCTGTCGGGCAGCGACGCCACCAAGTCGCCGGTCCAGCGCGTGTGGATCGACCGCGAGCGCGCCGCGGTGGGCGCGTGGTACGAGCTGTTTCCGCGTTCCTACGGCGGCTTGCGCGGCGCCACGGCGCGCCTCGACGCCGTGGCCGCCATGGGCTTCGACGTGGTGTACTTACCGCCGGTCCACCCGATCGGCAGCAGCTTTCGCAAGGGTCGCGACAACTCGCTGACGCCCGACGACTCCGATCCCGGGAGCCCGTGGGCCATCGGCAACGCGTCGGGCGGCCACACCGCGATCGAGCCCGCGCTGGGCGACATCGCCGACTTCGACGCCTTCGTAGCCCGCGCCGACGAACTGCACCTCGACGTCGCGCTCGACTACGCCCTGCAGTGCTCGCCGGATCATCCGTGGGTCGCGGAACACCCCGAGTGGTTCCACCAGCGGCCCGATGGGTCGATCCAGTATGCCGAGAACCCGCCGAAGAAGTACCAGGACATCTACCCGATCAACTTCTGGCCCGACGAGGAGTCGGACCGGCGGGCGCTGTGGGACGCATGCAAGGAAGTCGTCGACTTCTGGATCGGCCACGGCGTGCGCATCTTCCGCGTCGACAACCCGCACACGAAACCCCTCACGTTCTGGGAGTGGCTGATCGCCCAGGTGCACGCCGACCACCCCGACATCGTCTTCCTGTCCGAGGCGTTCACGCGGCCGAAGATGATGGCCAAGCTCGCCGAAGTCGGCTTCAGCCAGAGCTATACGTACTTCACGTGGCGGACGTCGAAGCACGAGTTGCGCGACTACGTCGAGGAACTCGCGTACGGCCCGACGGTCGATTACATGCGCCCGAACTTCTGGCCGACGACGCCCGACATCCTCAGTGGGCCGCTGCGCAACGGTCATCCCGGTGTGTTCAAGCAACGCCTGGTGCTGGCGGCGACGCTGAGCCCGTCCTACGGCGTCTACAGCGGGTACGAACTGTGTGAGAACGAACCATTCTCCGACGGCAACGAAGAGTTCCTGCATTCGGAGAAGTACGAGATCAAGCACCGAGACTTCGACCGACCGGACTCGCTGGCGCCGTTCCTGACGCGGCTCAACGAGATCCGCCGACACCACCCAGCGCTGACCGAGCTCGACAACGTCACCTTTCACCACAGCGGCAACGACGAGATGCTCGTGTACTCGAAGGCGACGGCTGACGGCAGTGACGTCGTGCTCGTCGTCGTCAACCTCGACCCCCACAACCCGCAGGAGGACACGCTGGGCCTCGACGTGTGGGCCCTCGGCGTCGGCGACCGCGGGCGTTATGAGGCCCACGACGAGATCACCGACACCACCTTTGTCTGGTACGGCGCCAACCCGTACGTGCGCTTGTCGCCGGCCGAGCCGGCGCACATCCTCCACATTCGCGAGGCGCATCCGTGACCGCGACCGATCACGCCACCCAGCTGTCGCTGGTGATGCCGCCCCGCGATCCCACCTGGTACCAACGCGCCGTCTTCTACGAAGTGCTCACTCGCGGCTTCTACGACGGCAACGCCGACGGCACCGGCGATCTGCGCGGCCTCATCGAGAAGCTCGACTACATCGAGTGGCTCGGCGTGGACTGCCTGTGGCTGTTGCCGTTCTACAAGTCGCCGCTGCGCGACGGCGGCTACGACATCAGCGACTTTTTCTCGGTCCTGCCCGAGTACGGCGACATCGACGACGTGAGCGAGTTGATCGAGCAGGCGCATCGGCGCGGCATCCGCATCATCGCCGACCTCGTCATGAACCACACCAGCGATCAGCACCCGTGGTTTCAGGAGTCGCGGCAAGGCCGAGTCAACCCGAAGGCCGACTGGTACGTGTGGAACGACGAGGACACGCGCTGGTCCGAAGCACGGGTGATCTTCGTCGACACCGAGCCGTCGAACTGGTCGTGGGACGCGCGCCGCGGTCAGTACTACTGGCACCGCTTCTTCAGCCATCAGCCGGACCTGAACTACGACAACCTCGATGTGCAGGCGGCGATGTTCGACGTGTTGCGCTTCTGGCTCGACCGCGGCCTCGACGGCTTCCGCCTCGACGCCGTGCCGTACCTGTTCGAGCGCGACGGCACCAACGGCGAGAACCTGCCCGAGACGCACGAGTACCTGAAACAGGTCCGCAAGGAAGTCGACGCGCTGTACCCCGACCGCGTGTTGCTGGCCGAGGCGAACCAGTGGCCCGCCGACGTCGTCGACTACTTCGGCGACGGCGACGAGTGCCACATGGCGTTCCACTTCCCGGTCATGCCCCGCATCTTCATGGCCGTACGGCGCGAGCAGCGCTATCCGATCACGGAGATCCTGGCGCAGACGCCTGACATTCCTGCGGGCTGCCAGTGGGGCATTTTCCTGCGTAACCACGACGAGTTGACCCTGGAGATGGTCACCGACGAAGAGCGCGACTACATGTACGCCGAGTACGCCAAAGACCCGCGCATGAAGGTGAACATCGGCATTCGCCGCCGCCTGGCGCCGCTCGTGGACAACAACGACAACCTCGCCGAGTTGTTGCACGCGCTGCTCTTCAGCCTCCCCGGCAGTCCCGTCCTGTACTACGGCGACGAACTCGGGATGGGCGACAACATCTACCTCGGCGATCGCGACTCGGTGCGCACGCCGATGCAGTGGTCGCCTGACCGCAACGGCGGCTTCAGCCGCGCCGACTTCGCCCAGCTGTACCTGCCCCCGCTTATGGATTCGGTCTACGGGTACCAGGCGTGCAACGTCGAAGCCCAGATGAAGAACCCGTCGTCGTTGCTGCATTGGATGCGCCGCATGATCGCGGTCCGCAAGCAGCATCCGTTGTTCGGCGTCGGCTCGTTCGACATCGTCCACTGCGACAACCCCTCGGTGCTGGCGTTCATCCGTGAGCACGAGAACGACGTCGTGCTGTGTGTGAACAATCTCTCGTCGCGGGCGCAACCCGTCGAGCTGCCGCTCCAGCGCTTCGACGGCTACGCGCCCGTCGAACTGCTTGGCCGCGTGCCATTCCCGCGCATCGGTGAGTTGCCGTACTTCATCACCCTGCCGCCGCACGGGTTCTTTTGGTTCCAACTGTGTCCGGGCGAAGAACAGTGATCTCCGACGAGCGCGTCCGCGAACTGCTTGACGGTCGCCGGTGGTTCGCCGGCAACGCCGCGACCGCCGAGGTGCTCGCGCGCACGGAGTTGGCCGGCGACCCGCCGCTGACCCAAGTGTTCGTGGCGAGCGACGGCCACCGCTATCAACTCGTGGTCGACCCCGACGGCGTCGAGGTCGACGACAACGTGAACGACGCGTACGCGTTGCTCCACGTCGTCGCGCCCGACGAGCGGGTGTCGTCGGTGCGGCACCTCGCGGCCGAGCAGTCCAACACCTCGTTCGTGTTCGACGAACGTGTGCTGCTCAAGTTGTTCCGCAAGGTGGGCGACGGGCCGAACCCCGACGTCGACGTCCCCCAGGCGCTGCGCCGCGTCGGCTTCGCCCACGTGCCCGACGTGCTGGCGCGTTGGCAGCGCGACGGGCGCGACCTCGCCGTGCTGCAACCGTTCCTCGCCGGCGCCACCGACGGCTGGACGCTGGCGCTTACGTCGCTGCGCCAGTTGTTCGCCGAAGGCGCCGAACCTGAGTCCGCCGGCGGCGACTTCGCCCCCGACGCCCGCCGGCTCGGCGCCATCACCGCTGAGATGCACGTCGCCCTCGCCGACGCGTTCGGTACCGAGCGCGCCAACGCCGAACTCCTGGCGAAATCGGTGGCCGGTGGCGAGACGGCGTCGAAGCTCGCCGTGCTCGAAGACGGTGGCGCGCTGATCCGCGTGCATGGCGATTATCACCTCGGTCAGGTGATGCGCACCGACGAGTCCTGGTTCGTGTGCGACTTCGAAGGCGAGCCCGCGCGCCGCGAGATCGAGCGCATCGCCCCGAACTCGCCGCTCAAAGACGTGGCCGGGATGGTGCGCTCGTTTGATTACGCGGCGTCGATCGCGGCGCGCGAGCAAGACGAAGACGTACGCGGCTTGGCGCGCGCGTGGGAACGGCACAACCGCGTCGAGTTCCTGGAGAGCTACTGGGAAGCGATCCACGGCCACGACCTCGTGCCGCGCAACCACGCCGATGCCGTTGCGTTGATGGAGGCGTTCGAATTGGAAAAGGCCCTGTACGAAGTTGCCTACGAGCGGGCGCACCGCCCGGCGTGGGTCGAGATTCCGGAGGCCGCCGTGGCGCGGCTGCGTGTGGCATGACCGTCACCGTCAGCGACGAACTGGCGCGGGTGACACGCGGTGAACACCGCGATCCCCACCGCGTGCTCGGCCCGCACGCCGAGGGCAACCAGGTAATCGTGCGCGTGCTGCGCCCCGACGCCACTGCCGTCGACATCGTGACGGCCGAGGGTGTCACCGCAGCGCGCCCGGTGCAGCCCGACGGCCTCTACGAAGCGGCCCTGCCCGGCCCGCAGGTGCCCGACTACCAACTGCGGATCACGCGGCGCGACGGCGCGTCGTTCACCGTCGAGGACCCGTACCGCTTCTGGCCCACCATCGGCGAGCTCGACTTGCACCTTTTCGGTGAGGGGCGGCATCACGCGCTGTGGCGGGTGCTCGGCGCCCGGCCTATGCAGCATCAGGGCGTGACGGGGACGGCCTTCGCCGTGTGGGCGCCCAACGCCCGCAGCGTGCGCGTGGTGGGCGACTTCAACAGCTGGGACGACCGCGTCCATCCAATGCGCCAACTCGGCTCGTCGGGCGTGTGGGAGCTGTTCGTTCCTCACGCCGGCAGCGGCGATCACTACAAGTACGTCGTCGTCGACGCCTGGGGCCAGCGCCGCCCGAAGGCCGACCCCATGGCGACGGCCACGGAGTTGCCGCCCGGAACCGCCAGCCGCGTGTACGCCAGCGCCCACGAGTGGCACGACGAGGACTGGATGCAGCAGCGCCGCGGGTGGGACCGCCTGCACGCGCCGATCTCGACCTACGAGGTGCATCTCGGATCGTGGCGGCGCTGCCCTGAAGAGGGCGACCGCCCGCTCAGCTACCGCGAGGCGGCGGACGCGCTCGCCGATCACGCGCTGTCGCTCGGGTTCTCCCACGTCGAACTACTGCCTGTCGCCGAGCACCCCTTCGGTGGGTCGTGGGGCTACCAGGTCACGTCGTACTACGCGCCCACGTCGCGCTTCGGCGAGCCCGACGACTTCCGCGCCTTCGTCGACACGCTGCACCAGCGCGGCCTCGGCGTCATCGTCGACTGGGTGCCGGCGCACTTCCCCCGCGACGACTGGGCGCTGGCCAACTTCGACGGCACCGCGCTGTACGAGCACGCCGACCCGCGCCGGGGCGCGCACCCCGACTGGGGCACGTTGGTGTTCAACTTCGGCCGCCACGAAGTGCGCAACTTCCTCGTGGCCAACGCGCTGTATTGGTGCCAGGAGTTCCACGTCGACGGGCTGCGCGTCGACGCCGTCGCGTCGATGCTGTACCTCGACTACTCGCGTAAGGACGGCGAGTGGCTGCCCAACCGCCACGGTGGTCGGGAGAACCTCGAGGCCATCGACTTCCTGCGCGAGGTCAACGAGCTCGTGCACGGCCAGCACCCCGGTGCCATGGTGATCGCCGAAGAGTCGACGGCGTGGCCGTCGGTGTCACGGCCCACGTATTTGGGCGGGCTCGGCTTCACCTTCAAGTGGAATATGGGCTGGATGCACGACACGCTCACGTACTTCTCGAAGGATCCGATCCATCGGCGCTATCACCACAACCAGCTCACCTTCGGGCTGCTGTACGCCTTCAGCGAGAACTTCGTGCTGCCGCTGAGCCACGACGAAGTCGTGCACGGCAAGGGCTCGCTGCTCAACAAGATGCCGGGCGATCGCTGGCAGCAGCTGGCGAACCTGCGGGCGCTGTACGGCTGGATGTGGGCGCACCCCGGCAAGAAGCTGCTGTTCATGGGCGGCGAGATCGCGCAGGAACGCGAGTGGTCCCACGACCGCAGCATCGACTGGCACCTGCTCAACCTGCCGGAGCACGCGGGCGTACAGGCCCTCGTCGGCACGCTCAACGAGGTCTTCCGGCGCGAACCGGCGCTGCACCAGCGCGACGTCGACGAGGCGGGCTTCCGCTGGATCGACGCCAGCGACGTCGACAACAACGTGCTGTCGTTCATGCGAGTGGGCGGAGACGACGCCCGCCCCGTCGTGTGCATCGCCAATCTGTCGCCGGTGGTGCACCACGACTACCGCGTCGGCTTGCCGCAGGGCGGCGAGTGGGTCGAGGTCGTCAACACCGACGACACCCGCTTCGGCGGCAGCGGCGTACTGAACGGCTCCGTCATTGCCGACGATGCACCGTGGCACGGGCTGGCGTACTCGGCGGGCTTCACGCTGCCGCCGCTCGGCGTCTGCTGGTTCGCGCCGACCACCTGACGGCGGTGATCGTCGAGCCGCGCTACCGGGACTGGAAGGGTGAGTGGCGCGACGTCAACCCCGACACGCTCAAGCTCGTGCGCGACCTGGTCGACGAGCATCCGGCGAACGAAGCGGCCTACGAGATTGCCAACGCGTCGCCGCGCTACGCGCGCCGCTGCGTTGTTCCCGGCGAGCGGCGCCTCGGCCTGGCGGTGCAGGTGTACTCGCTGTGGTCGGAGCGCAGCGCCGGTATCGGCGATCTCGCCGACGTGGCGTCGCTGGCGCGAACCAGCGGCGCCGACTTCCTGCTGCTGAGCCCGCTGCACGCGCCGGCGCCGGGTTTTCCGCAGTCGGCGAGCCCGTACTTTCCGAGCTCGCGCCAGTACCGCAATCCGTTGCACCTGCGCGTCGACGGCTTGCGTCTGCCGAACGATCCGGCGACGCCGATCGACCGCGACGCCGTGTGGCGCGCCAAGCTCGCGGCGCTCGAGGCGGAGTTCGTTGCCTTTGCCGGTGACCCCGCCTTCGAGAGCTACTGCGCCCTCGAGGGCGACGACCTCATGCGCTACGCGACGTTCGTCGACCCGCACAACGTCCGGTTTCAGCAGTGGATCCAGTGGCGCATCGACGAGCAGTTGCGCGCCGCCGCGGCCGCCGGCGCCAGTCTCGTGCACGACATCGCGGTGGGCTTCGATCCCGCGGGTGCCGACGCGTGGATGTGGCGCGGGCAACTGGCGAGCGGCTGGCACATCGGCGCGCCGCCCGACGAGTTCAACACCGCGGGCCAAGACTGGGGCCTGCCGCCGTTCGTGCCCGACAAGCTCGCGGCGGTGAACTACCGCCCGATCGAAGCCGCGCTCGAGGCGGCGGCGGCCCACGGTGCGGGACTGCGCATCGACCACGTGATGGGCCTGTTCCGGCTGTTCTGGATTCCCGAGGGCGCCGGGCCGGCCGACGGCGTGTACGTGCGCTACCCGGCGACCGAACTGCTCGACGTCGTCGCCACGGTGAGCCAGCGCCACGGCGTGTTCGTGGTGGGCGAGGATCTCGGCACGGTCGAGCCCGGGGTGCGCGAAGCGCTGGTGGCGCGCGGCATCCTGTCCTACAAGGTGCTGTCGTTCGAAGACGACGCGCCGCGCGCGTGGCCGCGCCTCTCGCTGGCGTCGGCGGGTACCCATGACCTGCCGACGCTCGCGGCGAAGGGCGAGGACGTCGACGCGGTGCACGCGCGGCTGCGCAATGCCAACTCGGTGCTCGTCGTCTTCACCGCCGAAGACGTGCTGGCGATGACCGACCAGCCGAACCGTCCCGGCACCGACGATCCGTGGAACTGGTCGCGGCGGCTACCCGTCCCCGTCGAGGGGCTCGCCGCTCGCTTTGCCGAGCAGTGACTGTTTCCACGAGCGGAACCGGGTGTGGTGCGAGCCGTCCGGGCCGAACCCGTCGGCCGAACCATCGGGGTACAGGCGCAGCGTCACCTGCCGCGTGAGGTCGGTGGCGAAGTAGCGCGCGTCACCGCCGCTCGCCGGACCCGATCGCCACAGCAGCCAGTCGCCGATGCGCCGCTTGTAGTCGGCCACGGGCGTGCCCGGCAGGTCGTCGCCGAGGTGGAGCAGTTCGGGCGGCGCCTCGATCCACGCCGTCGCCTTGATGTTGCGGTCGCGCACCGGCGTGGCGGGCAACTCGGCGGTCGAGATCGGCGTGTTGTCGTCCGGTCGCTCGTCGTACCGCAGTGCCATCGCTCGACCCTAGGGGCTGTCGGCGACGTAGGAGGCGAAGCCGGGGACGAGTCCACCGAAGGCAATTGCCGCGACGACGCAGGCGATACCACCCGACACGATGGCGAAGGGCACGCTCACGAGTCCGCCCACGACGCCGGCTTCGACGTCGCCGAGCACCGGTCCGCCGGCGTAGACCGCGAACTCGACGCCGCTCACGCGGCCGCGCAACTCGTCGGGTGTGACGGCGGCGGCGATGGTCGAGCGGTAGACACCCGAGATCATGTCGGCGCCGCCGGCGACGAGGAGGGCCAGCAGCACGATCGCGGGCGTCCGGACCAACCCGGCGACGGCGATGGCCGCGCCCCAGCCACACACCGACAGCACGACGGCGCGGCCGTAGCGCCGAATGCGCGCCGTCCATCCACTCGTGAGCGACGCCACGAAGGCACCGGCGGCGACCGACGACAGCAACAGGCCATACAGCAGCG harbors:
- the glgX gene encoding glycogen debranching protein GlgX yields the protein MRVAPGLPYPLGASYDGAGTNFSVFSRVAERVELCLFDEHNKETRYVLPEVDAYCWHGYLYGVAPGQRYGFRVYGPHDPAQGHRCNPAKLLLDPYARAIEGQVTWNRAVFGYDTTGRRQNRADSARFVPRSVVVNPFFSWDNDRHPRTPLHETVIYETHVKGLTQLHPDVPEELRGTYAGLATPAVIRYLQDLGVTAVELLPVHQFVPEGATLERGLTNYWGYNSIGYFAPHNAYSASGQRGQQVQEFKLMVKALHAAGIEVILDVVYNHTAEGNHLGPVLAFKGYDNEAYYRLTPEDARYYLDYTGCGNSLNMRNPHVLQLIMDSLRYWVSEMHVDGFRFDLASTLARELHDVDRLSAFFDLIQQDPIVSRVKLIAEPWDVGEGGYQVGNFPPMWSEWNGKYRDWIRDYWRGDEQKLGELGYRLTGSSDLYEWGGRRPSASVNFVTAHDGFTLADLVSYNEKHNEANGEDNNDGDNTNRSWNHGVEGPTDDDAINALRRKQQRNFLATLFLSAGVPMLLGGDEFGRTQQGNNNGYAQDNEISWFDWNLLRDNADLHDFVRRLIRFRREQPVLQRRRWYQGRQIHGVAVTDIAWFRPDGNPMSEDDWSQGYARAVAVFLNGEHITEPDDRGDPIRGDSLLLLLNAHDGPLDFVLPDDSFGDAWHTVVDTADPGVNFHTGSEHKAGTTVTVTDRSLRVLLHERNR
- the treY gene encoding malto-oligosyltrehalose synthase, which produces MNATADERRAASTYRLQLTPSFGFAAAASVVPYLAALGITDVYLSPIFEARPGSTHGYDVVDPTRVRAELGGDDGFAHLRDTVDAAGLRLLVDIVPNHMAAADANRWWRDPAYAYVFDRDRETGRYRRFFDYDELAAVRQEEPRVFQLTHRRIAELAVEGMRVDHVDGLRDPRGYLERLRAMAPERYVVVEKILEGDEALPRTWPVAGTTGYEFASRVLGLFVDPAALPALDALYVDLTGDRRTWSDAVRAGKAHALDAGLRQDVARVARAFGDASLADVIRALAIEWPVYRTYTRRGDVSPADVAVIEATCARVRTLMPDRVDAIDRVERALLRVGGGDEGADRFQMLTGPAMAKGVEDRAFYDYTRFVALNEVGGNPDAFGVSVAEWHAACARAAELHPAGMLTTATHDTKRGEDVRARLAAITARPGWWADHAAKWMVSHDGIDGPTAYLLLQTVVGAWPINEERLAAYMRKAVREAGTHTSWGEPDDAYERAVDAAARAAASDAALPELVESLAPAGNVNALAQTLLRLTAPGVPDTYQGTEFWDLSLVDPDNRRPVDFDLRARTLASRGGDGWAKMAVIAAALEARRAFPQAFAGAYRPIESDEGVVAFARGDDVVVVVPVRPGADVARVALPAGGWTNRLEGSPVALFTR
- a CDS encoding alpha-amylase family glycosyl hydrolase, which codes for MTRPRVWAPDASSVVLDRNGAPVPMTRAGEWWEAPCELGDGDRYTFALDGGAPMPDPRSARQPDGVHDASAVVTLVPPPSFTPPPLADSIVYELHVGTFTEGGTFTSAIDRLDDLVDLGVTTVEVMPIAAFPGTRGWGYDGVDLYAPHEHYGGPAGFRAFVDGCHRRGLAVILDVVYNHLGPDGNYLPAFGPYFTDRYETPWGPALNLDGPGSAEVRAFIVDNALQWLRDYAVDGLRLDAVHALYDQSPTHVLEELADAAHGLDTPKLVIAEHETLEPRLVDDYGLDGQWFDAFHHALHSLLTGEQGGYYKGFGTLDRLVAALAVGDVDPSRLVGFAQNHDQIGNRARGERLCHLVGPEKQRIAAALVVLGPFTPLLFMGEEWAASTPFQYFTDHQNPALGQAVRDGRRSEFAAFGWKPEDVPDPQNPDTFAASALRWDERETPPHARMLAFHRDLIALRKANPGPVTVTSPAPNRLEMHRGSLEVRVDLVNNALEIGGSGYGHP